In Candidatus Methylacidiphilales bacterium, the sequence TTGATCGCCTGCGTGTTCTTTTCAGGAGTAAACCAGGCGAAACACCAGCCGCAATGAATATCCCCCGCGCTCAACCAGGTCATGATCCGACCGGTGCCGGGTTCAAACAACCCATACGCGCCATGGGGAATGCCTTGCATGTGCGGACAGCCTTCCGGGAAATCAAAGTAGTTATGGAAAATCTCATGGTCATACGGGATCTTGCGCATCGGGTTGTCAGGATAAAGCTTGTTGATCAAATCCGAATAACACCGGAAGAATGCATCCGTATCGTTGCCGCCTCCCACGCCCATGCAGTCGTCGGCCAGAATAAATCCGCCGCGTTCGAGAAATTCATGGAGATTCTTCTCCTCATTGGGCGGCAGCCGGAACGAACCGCCCGCGGTCATGAACACAAACGGATTCAGGCACATCTCGTCGAAGTCGCTGAGCCGTACGATTTTCGGCTCCATGCTGACATTGATATTCGTCAGCCGTTTCAATTCACGCCGCAAAACGGCATCGCCTTGCGGGCTGATGTCCCAATGTTTCCCCGTGCCATCCACGGTGACAAACTGCAGGCGCGGGAATACGAATTTGCCGGTTTCAACCGTTTTTTCACCCCGCGCTGTCGAAGCAGTCGCCATCAACCCCGCAAGCGATGAGAGTGCGACGCCGCCCGCCACCTGTGTGCTCAATTTGAGAAAATTACGGCGGGTGAGCATTTCGATATGTTCCAGGCCGCCTGCAATTTCTTCCATCGTGCGTTTATAAGCATCCGTGTTCTTGATTTCATCGAAGCCGGTCATCGGCGGATGGCCGGGTTCGTCCAAAGAATGTCCCAGCAAAACCTCCTCGTGAGAGGGGACGCCTGCGTACATGGAAAATTCCGGTTCTCCGGTTGTTTTTTGAAGACTTTCCGGATTGGACGTTTTCTGTCTGGCACGATATTTGGCTTTGTTCATGTGTTTTGCCCTTTGTTCCAATCTACGCCGATTCCCGCCCTATGCCAGCCCGGATCTGCGCCGGATAATCCATTCCGCCGCCATGAGTCCGAACGCCAGCACAAACAAAAAAGGCATGTCCCAAATTTCCCTGTCATCGGATTTCATTCCCGCAAATCGCGCCCCCTGCACGGACTTTGCGATCTCAGCCGGCAATTCCCCCGCCTCGCCAAAGCCAAAATAACGGCCGCCGGCAATCTTCGCCATTGCCCGCAAGGCATCCTCTTTCAGCCCGGCGTCCGCGGATTCCACCGTTGGTTCCGAGACGCGAAAGTCCGTTTCCACCGGCTTCAAATCCCAGTCATCGACGTGCACCGCAACACGATAATCC encodes:
- a CDS encoding DUF4159 domain-containing protein; this encodes MNKAKYRARQKTSNPESLQKTTGEPEFSMYAGVPSHEEVLLGHSLDEPGHPPMTGFDEIKNTDAYKRTMEEIAGGLEHIEMLTRRNFLKLSTQVAGGVALSSLAGLMATASTARGEKTVETGKFVFPRLQFVTVDGTGKHWDISPQGDAVLRRELKRLTNINVSMEPKIVRLSDFDEMCLNPFVFMTAGGSFRLPPNEEKNLHEFLERGGFILADDCMGVGGGNDTDAFFRCYSDLINKLYPDNPMRKIPYDHEIFHNYFDFPEGCPHMQGIPHGAYGLFEPGTGRIMTWLSAGDIHCGWCFAWFTPEKNTQAIKMGINIIIYFLSH